One window of the Oligoflexus sp. genome contains the following:
- a CDS encoding YkgJ family cysteine cluster protein, protein MSNQRWTQIASDIMDLYAQLDRDVASFVKGSGMHCPPGCGACCLSPHVETTVAEMLPLALFLFERDEVDPVIERLQASGMTCAQYEALPGQPEKGRCRSYDHRPVLCRLFGYMGSRDKTGQPRYGACRVLHKLEAERIQKVEAQLKSGSLAIPCLTPAHERLVEIGGSWALEMMPINRALMRAIEIVGLSQQLDDHETGADLEPLCS, encoded by the coding sequence ATGTCGAATCAGAGATGGACGCAGATAGCGTCGGACATCATGGATCTTTATGCACAGCTCGACCGGGACGTCGCATCCTTTGTAAAAGGTTCAGGTATGCATTGCCCGCCCGGTTGCGGGGCGTGTTGCCTCAGTCCGCATGTGGAAACCACGGTAGCGGAAATGCTGCCGCTTGCCCTTTTTCTATTTGAAAGGGACGAAGTGGACCCGGTCATCGAAAGGCTGCAGGCGAGCGGGATGACCTGCGCGCAGTACGAAGCGCTGCCGGGTCAGCCGGAAAAAGGCCGCTGCCGGAGCTATGATCACCGTCCTGTTCTATGTCGGCTCTTTGGTTATATGGGCTCACGGGATAAAACGGGGCAGCCGCGTTATGGAGCCTGCCGCGTCCTGCATAAGCTGGAAGCGGAGCGCATTCAAAAGGTTGAAGCCCAATTGAAAAGCGGCTCGCTCGCCATTCCCTGCCTCACGCCGGCGCATGAAAGATTGGTGGAAATCGGCGGATCCTGGGCGTTGGAGATGATGCCGATCAATCGGGCGCTGATGCGGGCGATTGAAATCGTCGGATTGAGTCAGCAGCTCGACGATCACGAGACGGGTGCAGACCTGGAGCCTTTATGCAGCTGA